The sequence below is a genomic window from Arthrobacter sp. U41.
CGGGCAGGCTGGTTTCGTTGCCGAAGACATTGTTGGAGGCCGAGTCGCCCACGAGGAGGACCTCGATGCCGGCCTGGTCGAAGATTTCCGCCGTGTACTGGTCGTAGGCGGTCAGCATCGCGAAGCGCTCACCGTTGAGCTTGGCCTGGCGCAGGTGGTGGGTGCGGACCTTCGCCACCGGCTTCCGGGCGCCGGCCTCGGGACCTGCGGCCGGACCTGCGGCCGGACCTGCGGCCGGACCTGCGGCCGGGGCCGCGGGCTGGCTTGTGGCCGGGGCCGCCGGGCCGTTGCCGTAGGGTGCAGGTAGTTCTGCGGGCATGCTGGAATCGGGGCTGGTGCTTGTGGCCATGGCACGAGCGTAGTGCGATACCGAGTGTCCTAGCTACTTCGCTCCAGCCCGTGGGCGGGTGAATCACATCACACGGGCACCGGCCCGCCGCCCGGGCGCCGGTGCCGGACGGCGAAATTCGGGGTCCGGCGGTAAACGCTGTGTTACGCGGGGCCGCTACTTCAGCAATCGCTGGCAATGATTAGTAAAGTGAATCGTGAGCAGCTGCGGGACCCAGGTACGACGGGCCCGGGGCACTGACGAAAGAACCGGAAAGAGGCCAGTATGGACCGCCAGCAAGAGTTTGTCCTGCGGACGATCGAAGAGCGCGACGTGCGGTTCGTGCGGCTGTGGTTCACCGACGTCGTCGGCTCGCTGAAGTCGGTGGCGCTGGCCCCGGCCGAGGTTGAAGGCGCGTTCGAGGAGGGCTTGGGTTTTGACGGCTCCTCCATCGAGGGCCTCGCCCGCGTGTTCGAATCCGACATGCTGGCCCAGCCGGACCCCGCCACCTTCCAGATCCTGCCGTGGCGCGGCGAGACCGAGGCGACGTCGCGGATGTTCTGCGACATTCTGACGCCCGACGGCGAACCCTCCGCTGCTGATCCCCGCAACGTCCTCAAGCGCAACCTGGCCAAGGCCGCGGACATGGGCTTCACCTGCTACACCCACCCCGAGATCGAGTTTTACCTGCTCAAGTCCCAGCAACCGGGTCCGGACGGTTCCCCCGTCCCCGTCGATGAGGGCGGCTACTTCGACCACGTTCCGGGCGGTGTGGCCCAGGACTTCCGCCGCACGGCCGTGACCATGCTGGAGTCAGTCGGCATCTCGGTCGAGTTCAGCCACCACGAGGCCGGTCCCGGCCAGAACGAGATCGACCTGCGCTACGCGGATGCCCTGCAGACCGCGGACAACATTATGACGTTCCGCACCGTGATCAAAGAGGTCGCGCTGCAGCAGGGCACCTACGCCACCTTTATGCCAAAACCGTTCACGGCCCACCCGGGTTCGGGCATGCACACCCACTTCTCGCTCTTCGAGGGCGACACGAACGCCTTCTACGAGGCCGGCGCCGAATTCCAGCTCTCCGAGACGGCCCGTCAGTTCATCGCCGGCATCCTCAAGCACGCCCCGGAGTTCACTGCCGTCACCAACCAGTTCGTGAATTCCTACAAGCGGCTCTGGGGCGGGGGAGAAGCCCCGAGCTACCTCAGCTGGGGCCACAACAACCGCTCCGCCCTGGTCCGCGTCCCGCTGTACAAGCCCGGCAAGGGCCAGTCGGCGCGGATCGAATACCGCGGCATCGACTCGGCGGCCAACCCCTACCTGGCCTACGCCGTGCTGCTCGGTGCCGGGCTCAAGGGCATCGAGGAGGGCTACCAGCTCCCCGCCGCAGCCGAGGACGACATCTGGTCACTGAGCTCGGCCGAGCGCCGCGCGATGGGCCACGACCCGCTTCCGGCCAGCCTGCACGACGCCATCCGCTCGATGGAGGACTCCGAGCTCATGCCGCAGATCCTCGGTGAGCAGGTCTTCGAACACTTCCTGCGCAACAAGCGGGCCGAGTGGCAGGACTACCGCCTCCAGGTCACGCCCTACGAGCTGCAGCGCAACCTCGGCATCCTTTAGGCGGCCCCGGTGAGCCTGGCACGACGCCTTATTGCGGCCGGTTTCAGCGATCTGGAAAAGGGTGAACGTTTCCTGGCCGCCCCCGAGCTCGAGGGCCTGGACCAGGACATCCTCTTCGCCGGGCTGCAGCTCGCCGCGAACCCTGACACGGCGCTGCAGTCGCTGGTCCGGCTGATCGAAAAGCACCAGGATCTGCGGAAGCTGGCGGTCGCGGAGCTGGAACGCAGCGAACCGATGTACCGGGTACTGGGCGCCTCGGAGGCGCTGGGTGAGTTCCTGATCCGCCACCCTGAACATCTGGACGCCTTCGAGGTGACGGCCAGCCCGGAACCGCGGGCCGCGGACGCCGCCGTTTTACGCGCCCGGCTGCTGAATTCCGTGCGGGCCGATCCGAAATCCCCCCGCCCGGTGGCTTCGCTGACCGGGCAGGAAGGCTACGTCGCGCTGCGCACGGAGTACCGGCGCGGCCTCGTCGAGCTCGCCGTCAAAGACCTCTGCGCCGCCGACCCGCTGGACTTTATGCCCGCGGCGGGCGCCGAACTGGCGGACCTCGCCGGCGCCGCCATCGAGGCGGCCCTGGCCGTCTCCCGGGCCGAGGCCGCCGAACACTTCAGCGCCACGGAGGTGGCCGACGTCGGACTCGCCGTCATCGGCATGGGCAAATGCGGTGCCCGCGAACTCAACTACATCTCCGACGTCGACGTCATTTACGTCATCGAATCCGGCGGGCTCGACGATTCGCGCGCCAACACGATCGGCACCGCCCTCGCCTCCGGCATCTCCCGGGCCATCATGTCCATCGGCCGCGAACCCGGGCTCTGGGAGGTCGACGCCAACCTGCGCCCCGAGGGCAAGTCCGGACCGCTGGTCAGGACCCTGGCCTCGCACGAGAGCTACTACGCCCGCTGGGCCGAGAGCTGGGAGTTCCAGGCGCTGCTGAAAGCCCGGACCATCGCCGGGGACACCGATCTCGGCGCCCGCTACGAAGCCGCCGTCGCGCCGCTGATCTGGTCCTCCGCCGGCCGGGAAGGCTTCGTCGAGTCGGTCCGCTCGATGCGCCGCCGGGTCACCGAACACATCCCCGCGGAAGAGGAACAGCGGCAGATCAAACTGGGCCGCGGGGGACTGCGCGACGTCGAATTCACCGTCCAGCTGCTGCAGCTGGTGCACGGCAAATCCGACGAGACCCTGCGCTGCCGGGACACCACCTCGGCCATCGCGGCGTTGTCCGCCGGCGGCTATATCGGCCGCTCCGACGCCGCCGAGTTCGACCGCTGCTACCGCTACCTGCGGCTGCTGGAACACCGGATCCAGCTCTTCCAGATGCGCCGCACCCACCTCATGCCGGTCTCGGAAGCCTCGCTGCGGGCCCTTGGCAAAGCCGTGCTCGGACCCTTCTCCAGCGAACGGCCCAAACCTGATGCCCTGGTCGGGGCCTGGCGGAAGACCAAACGCTCCGTCCGCGAGCTGCACGAACGTATCTTCTACCGCCCGCTGCTCAACACCGCGGCGGCCCTCAGCAGCGAGGAAGCCAAGCTCAGCCCGGAAGCCGCGCAGGGGCGGCTCGCCGCCCTGGGCTACCTCGACCCGAGCGGCGCCATGCGCCACATCGAAGCGCTCACCGGCGGAGTCAGCCGCCGCGCCGCGCTCCAGCGACAGCTCCTGCCGATCCTGCTTGGCTGGCTCGCGGAGGGCGTGGACCCCGACGGCGGCCTGCTGGCGTTCCGCCGCGTCAGTGAGGCGCTCGGCACCACCCACTGGTACCTCGGCATGCTGCGGGACTCGACGGCGGCGGCCGAGCGGCTGTGCCACGTGCTCTCCAACTCCCGGCTGATCGCGGACCTGCTGGAGGTCTCGCCCGAATCGGTCGCCTGGCTCGGCTCCGACAAGGAACTGGTGCCGTTGACGTTCGAGGCGCAGTGGCTCGAGATCGCCTCCAAGATGTCCCGCCACGCCGAGCCGGAAAGCGCCATGCGCCTGATCCGGTTGATCCGGCGCCGCGAGATCCTCCGGATCGCGATCGCGGACAGCGCGGGACTGCTGGACCAGGACCAGGTCGGTGCAGCGCTGGCCGACACGGACCGGGCCGCGGTCCTGGGCGCCCTGCGCGTTGCGGAAACCATGGTCACCGCCGAGGAGCCGCTCAAAACGCATGTGCTCGTGGTCGCCATGGGACGGCAGGGCGGCCGGGAAATCGGCTACGGCTCGGACGCCGATGTTATCTACGTGCACCGCGGGCTTCCCGGAGTCCCGGAGGACGAGGCCCAGCAGCAGGCCCTGCAGATCGTGAGCCGGCTCTCCAGCCTGCTGACCCAGCCGCTGAAGCCTGCCATCCTGGCCGAACGCGTCCTGATGGTCGATGCGGACCTCCGTCCCGAGGGCAAGAGCGGGCCCATGGTGCGATCGCTGGAGTCCTACGCCGAGTACTACCGCCGGTGGTCGCTCGTGTGGGAGGCGCAGGCGCTGCTGCGCGCGCGCCCCATGGCCGGAGACGATGAGCTGGCCGCCGACTTCGTGGCCCTGATCGACTCCGTCCGCTACCCCGAGACCCTCTCCGAGCACGACGTCCGCGAAGTCCGGCGGGTGAAGGCACGGGTCGAGGCCGAACGGCTGCCCCGCGGCGCAGATCCGGCCCGGCACCTCAAACTCGGCCGCGGCGGATTGAGCGACGTCGAATGGCTGGCCCAGCTGCTCCAGCTGCAGCACGCCGGCAGGCATCCCGAGCTGCGGACCACCTCCACGGTGGAGGCACTCGAGGCTGCGGCCGCCGTCGGGCTCCTGGATGCGGGGGACGTGGACATCCTCCTCCGGGCCTGGCGCCTGGCGAGCCGGGTCCGGTCAGCCAACGTGATCTGGACCGGCCGGGCCTCGGATGTGCTGCCGTCCTCCCGCCGCGATCTGGAAGCGGTGGCCCGCTGGTGCGGCTACGGGCAGGGCAACGCCGCCGCCTTCGAAGAGGACTATCTGAGGCTGAGCCGTCGGGCCCGGGGCGTGTTCGAACGGGTTTTTTACGGCCAGTGACCGCCCGGCAGCGCTCCCGCCGCGCACCGGGCGGGCAGCGTCCGGGGGCTGACACTCCCGAGGGCGCGGTGCTACCTTATCCGCATGGCCAGACAACTCTTTGTGAACCTCCCCGTCAAGGACCTCGACAGGACGGTGGAGTTTTTCACCGCCCTGGGCTTCTCCTTCAACCCTGACTTCACCGACGAGAACGCCACCTGCATGATCGTCAACGACGGCGCCTTCGTGATGTTGCTCGTCGAGGCGTATTTCAAGACCTTCACGTCCAAGGCTGTCGCGGATGCCTCAGGTGCTGCCGAGGTCATCATGTCCTTCTCCCTGGACAGCCGGGAGGCGGTCGACGAGCTCGTCCGGAAGGCCCTTACCGCCGGCGGCGCACCCTCCCAGGAAGCCCAGGACTACGGCTTTATGTATACCCACAGCTTCCAGGACCCGGACGATCACCTCTGGGAAGTCTTCTGGATGGACCCGGCCGGGCCCCCGAAGGACGCCGCTCTCTGAGCCAGTGAACCGGTCCGGGCGGCGGGGGCACCCCGCTGGCTTGGGTACGCTTCTGTCATGCCTGACAACGTGTGGCTGATGCCGCTGGAAGACCTCGACGACGACGCCCGCGCCATCAAGCTGGGCGAGATCGCCGAACTGGAAGTCACCGAAGACCAGCGGAGATTCGTCGGCGACCCGCTGCGGATGGTGCTCATCGGGCTCGAGGAGGACTCCCGGCACCCCTTCGCGATTGACGCCAACGGATCCGCGGTCGGGGTCCTGACACTGCAGTCCGGTGCCGCGACCCTGGCCGGCTGGGCGGACGACGACTCGGTCTGGCTGCTGCGCGGGTTCCTGATCGACCGCCGGCAGCAGGGCAAGGGCCTCGGCACGCTGGCAGCGGATGCCGCCGTCCGGGCGGCCGCGAAACTGACGGCGGCCGGCGGCGGCGGGCAGACCGGCGTCGTGCTGTCCGTCAACGAGGAAAACCCTGCCGGGCAGGCCGCCTACCGCAAGGCCGGCTTCGAGGACCGCGGCCAGTACCTGGGCGGCGACGCCGGCCCGCAGCGGACGTTCTACCGCGGGTTCTGACCTGCGAGGCGCCCCCGGGCCGTCCTGCTGGCCGACGTCGAACAAAAAGCGGCCCCCACCGCAAGGATGGGGGCCGCCGTCGTGCGATCCTGTGACGGAAAGCCGCTAGTGGCTAGACGCCGTAGTACAGCTCGAACTCGTACGGGTTCGGGCGCAGCGAGAGCGGACGGATCTCGTTCTCGTACTTGTACTCGATCCAGGTGTCGATCAGGTCCTGGGTGAAGACGCCGCCGGCCTGGAGGAACTCGTTGTCCTCGGCCAGGGCATCCAGGGCCTCTTCGAGCGTGCCGGGAGCCTTGGGGATGTCCTTGGCTTCCTCGGCGGGGAGCTCGTAGAGGTCCTTGTCGATCGGAGCCGGCGGTTCGATGCGGTTGCGGATGCCGTCAATGCCGGCCATCAGCTGGGCCGCGAAGGCCAGGTACGGGTTGGAGGAGGGGTCCGGAGCGCGGAACTCGATGCGCTTGGCCTTCGGGTTGGAGCCCGTGATCGGGATACGGATACCGGCGGAGCGGTTGCCCTGCGAGTAGACCATGTTGACCGGAGCTTCGAAGCCCTTGACCAGGCGGCGGTAGGAGTTCACCGTCGGGTTGGTGAAGGCCAGCACGGCTGAGGAGTGCTTCAGCAGGCCGCCGATGTACCAGCGGGCCATGTCGGAGAGGCCGGCGTAGCCCTTCTCGTCGTAGAACAGCGGCTCGCCACCGGTCCACAGCGACTGGTGGCAGTGCATGCCCGAGCCGTTGTCGCCGAAGACCGGCTTCGGCATGAAGGTGACCGACTTGCCCCACGCATCGGCGGTGTTCTTGATGACGTACTTGAACTTCTGCAGGTCATCAGCGGCGTGGGTCAGGGTGGTGAACTTGTAGTTGATCTCAGCCTGGCCGGCGGAACCGACCTCGTGGTGGCTGCGCTCGACCTCAAGGCCGGCTTCGTCCAGGGCGATGCACATGGCGTCGCGAAGGTCGGCCTGCTTGTCAGTGGGGGAGACCGGGAAATAGCCACCCTTGATCGGGGTCTTGTAGCCGAGGTTGCCGCCCACTTCCTCGCGGCCGGTGTTCCAGTGTGCTTCTTCGGAGTCGATCTTGTAGAAGCTGCCCTGCGGGGAGGACTCGTACTGGACGTTGTCGAAAACGAAGAATTCGGCCTCGGGTGCAAAGAAAGCGGTGTCGGCGATGCCGGTGGAGGCCAGGTAGGCCTCGGCCTTCTCGGCCACGCCGCGGGGATCGCGGTGGTACGGGTCACCCGTACGCGGGTTCACGATCGAGAAGTTCAACGCGAGGGTCTTCTCAACGCGGAAAGTATCGAGGAACGCGGTGGTCACGTCCGGGATGAGCTGCATGTCCGACTCGGCGATGCCCTGGAAACCGCGGATCGAAGATCCGTCGAAGAGCTGGCCGTTGACGAAGAAGTCCGCGTCAACGCTCTTGGCGGGCACATTGAAGTGCTGCTGAACGCCAGGGAGGTCGGTGAAGCGAATATCGACGAATTTTACGTCTTCGTCTTTGATGAACTTGAGGACTTCGTCCGCAGTCTTGAACATCTATGCTCCTTATGCATGTGAAATATCTGGCCGTCAGGCCGTGTGGTCCAGCGCAGTCCGACAGCGGGAAAAACGCAAAGGTTTACCCCGCTCGTATGCCGCTAGCAACTGTTACCACCCTAAGGACACGGGATTTCCCCGCGGTGTCCGCTTTGTTTCCGGCAGGTTACAGAATGCCCTGACGTGTAAACGGTAGTCGCTGTCCACAAGGTGGCCTATCCGTGACCAGAGTGTGGCCTCCAAGGGTCCACACTCTGAACAGCGCGGGTGGGCGTCCATTGCCGATAGTCTAAGAGTGTGGTTGATCGCAAAGACATAGGCTCATGGCTCACCGGGCCGGATACATCCGGCATCTCCAAGTACCCGGGGGAGCGGCTGGGCCTGCCCGAGTCCGGGCCGGGGTCCATCGCCCGGGCCGGCCGGCGCATCGTCGCCATCTGCATTGACTGGGCCATCGCGCTGCTGATCAGCAACTACGCATTCGCCGGGGATCCCTGGGCCACCCTTGCCGTGTTCGCCGTCGAGCAGGCGCTGCTGGTCGGCACCCTTGGCTACAGCATCGGCCACCGCATCATGGGGATCCACGTCATCCGGCTCGGCGGCGGCCCCGCCGGCCCGTTGCCGGCCCTGGTCCGCACCCTCCTGCTCTGCCTCGTGATCCCCGCAGTCATCTTTGACCCCGATCACCGTGGGCTGCACGACAAAGCCATGAACACGGTCCTCGTCCGGATCTAGCGCCGGCCGCCGTGGCGCGTCGATTCGCCAGGAATGGCCGCTAAACCGCCCCGTTTGGCGACCATTTGCGTCGAATGGACGTGCGGGTTTGCCATTGCGTGACCGTGCGGCAAGAACCGGCGATCCTGGAGTCATGAGCTTGGGCCCGGTGATCGGGGGGCTGCCAGTACGCGTTAGACCTCATCCATTAGCCACGAATGGCCGCCACACCACCCTGGCGGGTTCAAGCGGTCGTTGCAACACCCCCGAATAATCGGGAGTTGCAACGCCCATGGAGTCACCATCAAGAAGTAGTTTTTCCTCAAGGAAAGAATCTCCTTCGACGGAAACATCGGCGTCCCCGGCAGGAGCAGCCGGCAGGCGCCATCAGCAGTCCCATACCGGTGCCCAGAGGAAGGATTTTCTTTCTGCCGTGGCGCGGTTGGGAAGTGTTGCCGCGGCGGCCAAAGAGCTGGGACTCAACAGAAGCACCTGTCAGAAGTGGGCGAACGCTGCCGGGATCAGGCGTCACCGCCAGTACGTCCAGGCCGACAAGGACCAGTTCCATGCTGTCCTTGATCGGACCGGCAACATCGTGGCTGCGGCCAGGGAACTGGGGCTGAACACCAGCACAGCGAATTCCTGGGCCGGCCGGGTCAATCGCGCGGCCGGGAAGCCGCGCACAACCAGAACCGAGAAACGCGGCCCGCAGCAGCGCCACTCATCGGCGGTGGTTGAGGAGTTCCTGGACGTGCTGCGGAACGTCGGCAGCGTCAGCGCGGCCGCCAGGGAACTCGGCCTGAACATCTCCACCTGCTCGAACTGGGCAAACGATGCCGGCGTAGCCTCCCTCAGCCCGCGACGCCCGTCGGGGAAACAGCTTCACTACCTGCGCTTGCGCCAGGAAGGAGCCGGCCGCAGGGACGCTGCCCTCGCCGCCGGCGCCAGCGAACAGAGCTCCTACCGATGGGACCGGCACCAGGGTGCAAAGGACAAGGAGGCCGCCGGGGACGATACTGCGGATCTGCCGTATAACCAAGAGGTGAGAACTACTTTCGCCGAACCTCCAGCCCCTGCTGCGGCACCGGGCCCGACGGCACCAGCGGCGGAGTCTGCACCCGCCCCGGCGGCCCCGGCGGCCCTGGATGCCCTGGAGCAACCCATCAGCACCCGCTACCTGTCCTTGCGTGAGCGGGAGCTGATCGCCGACCTGCTCAACGGCGGCAAGTCGATGCGTGACATCGGCCGGACTCTGGGCAGGTCACCGGGCTCAGTCAGCCGGGAGATCGGCCGCAATAGCCACCCGGTGCTTGGCTACCTGCCGTACGGCGCCAACCGGCGTGCCACCGCGGCCCGGGCACGGCCCAAGGACAGTAAACTGGCCGCACCCGGGAAACTGCGCGACTATGTGCACGCCAAGCTGCTCACACGCTGGTCCCCGGAACAGATCTCGCACTTGCTGATCAAGGAATTCCCCGATGACCCCCTCATGCGTGTGACCCACGAAACGATCTACCAAGCCCTCTACATCCAAGCCCGCGGCGGACTCAAACGCGAGGTCAAAGAAGCCCTGCGCACCGGACGGACCCGTCGCAAAAAGCACAAAAACCCCGAAGAACGCACCAGCCGTTTCCGGGACCCGATGATCAACATCTCCGAACGCCCCGCCAAGATCGAAGACCGCGCCGTTCCGGGGCACTGGGAAGGCGACTTAATTACCGGAGCCTACAACCAGTCGGCAATCGCAACGCTCGTGGAACGCACCACCCGCTACGTGATGCTCGTGCACCTGCCCACAGACCACACCGCCGAATCCGTGCGCGACGGTCTCATCAAGACCATGGCCACACTGCCGCAACATCTGCGCGGATCCCTGACCTGGGACCAGGGTGCGGAAATGGCCCTGCACAAGTCATTCGGCATCGCCACGGACATGGACGTGTACTTCTGCGACCCCGCCAGCCCCTGGCAGCGCGGATCCAACGAGAACACCAACGGCTTGCTGCGACAATACTTCCCCAAAAGCACCGACCTGAACGCCTACGGACCCGAGGACCTGGAGCACGTCGCCCAGGAACTCAACGGACGACCACGAGAGACCCTTGGATGGGATACCCCCGGGTAGCGTCTCCGTGGTTTACTGATAGCCAATTGACCTCGGGTGTTGCATCGACCCCTTGAATCCGCACCCTGCGGAGCCTCGATTCGCCAGGAATGGCCGCTAAACCGCCCCGTTTAGCGACCATTTGCGTCGAATGGACGTGCGGGCCCGGACTGTCCTAGACGCCGGCCGTCTCGCCGGCGGGCTCCTGCGCCGGCTGGGAAGCATCCCCTGCAGCCGGGAACGTCAGGTATCCCTGGCGGCCTGCCCAGCGCTCAAACCAGACAGTGGCGAAGGGGAACACCGCGGAGAGCCCCGCGAACAAGGCGACCCGGAACGGCCAGCGCTGCATACCCCACAGGCTCAGTGCAGCAACCCCGTAGCCGATGAAAAACGCCCCGTGGATCGGGCCGGCGATCTCCACCCCGAGCTCCGTGGTCCGGGTGACCCATTTGAGGAACATACCCACCAGCAGCGCAGCCCAGCTGAAAGCTTCGGCGATCGCCAGGGCACGGAAGATCCGGATCACGGCTGGAGTGGAAGGCAGTTTCATGGCGAAGTCTCCGGTTTTCTGTCCATGCGGGACGTGGGGTATGTCGGGGGCAAAGCAAACGCCCCGGCTGCCGGCCTGAAAGGCGGTTACCGGGGCGTCCCTGTGCTCTGGCGTGTGGGCCTAGCGTCCGCGGGCTGCCTTGCGGTCCGGGCGGGCCTTGTAGGGATCAATGCCCTTGGGGATGGGCAGCCGGCTGCCGAGCGATGAGATGCGCTTGGAGACGGTGCTGACCTCAAGCTTGGTCAGTTCGTTCTTCAGCTTGGTCATCTTCTTGGAAACCTGGCTGATCGGAACCTGGCCCTCGCCGCGGCCGGTTTCAATCACGTGAATGGTGACGTTGGGCAGGATGCGGGCGAGCCGCTTGCGTTCGGCCTCGAGCAGCGGCTTGACCCGGTGGCTGGGGCCTTCGCTGACGAGGACAACGCCGGGACGGCCGATGGCACGGAAAACCGCGTCCTGGGTGCGGGGGTTCACCGCGACGGGCTGCTCTTCGACAATCCAGCCTCGCTTGAGCGTGCCCAGCGCAGCGCCCGAGGCGCCGGGCTGGTTCTCAATCCGGGCGAAAGCGGCACGTTCGGCGCGGCGGGACAGGATCAGCGTTGCCGCCAGGACACCCAGCGGGATGCCGATGATCAGGCCGGTAATCCAGTTGTCCAGGAGGAATCCCACGACGAAGCTGACAGCGACAACGCCGAGGAACGCCAGCAGCATCAGCCACGGGACCATCGGGTCGTGCTGGCGGGTCATCTGGAAGACCTCGCGGATTTGCTTCAGACGGCTCGGCTTCTTGACCTTGGCCACCTTGGGCTTGCGGGAGAAGAGGCCCCGCTTCGGAGCGTCAGAAGCCGGAGTGGGGTTGCTGGAATCAGGGGAATTCGCCATAGTGCCTTAATTCTACGTGATGGACAGCGAAGGGCCGGACGCCGAATTCCTCCGGTGCCGGCCCTTCGCCGCAATCGCTACAACTGGATTCAGGAGTGCGCGGCGAGGATGGTGCTGGCTTCCTGGCGGGTGGTGCCGGAGGACTCGATGTGGGCGAGGTGGGCGGGGATTTCGCGGCCCTTTTTGCGCATCGCGGTGGCCCAGAGCCGGCCGGCGCGGTAGGAGGAACGCACCAGCGGTCCGCTCATGACCCCGAGGAAGCCGATCTCGTCGGCTTCGTGCTGGAGGTCCACGAATTCCTGGGGTTTGACCCAGCGGTCCACGGGCAGGTGCCGTTCGGACGGGCGCAGGTACTGGGTGATGGTGATCAGGTCGCAGCCGGCCTCGTGCAGGTCCCGGAGGGCTTCGGAGATTTCCTCGCGGGTCTCGCCCATGCCCAGGATCAGGTTGGATTTGGTGACCATGCCGAGTTTGCGGCCCTGGGTGATGACGTCCAGGGACCGCTCGTAGCGGA
It includes:
- a CDS encoding VOC family protein, whose product is MARQLFVNLPVKDLDRTVEFFTALGFSFNPDFTDENATCMIVNDGAFVMLLVEAYFKTFTSKAVADASGAAEVIMSFSLDSREAVDELVRKALTAGGAPSQEAQDYGFMYTHSFQDPDDHLWEVFWMDPAGPPKDAAL
- a CDS encoding RDD family protein; the encoded protein is MVDRKDIGSWLTGPDTSGISKYPGERLGLPESGPGSIARAGRRIVAICIDWAIALLISNYAFAGDPWATLAVFAVEQALLVGTLGYSIGHRIMGIHVIRLGGGPAGPLPALVRTLLLCLVIPAVIFDPDHRGLHDKAMNTVLVRI
- a CDS encoding IS30 family transposase; the encoded protein is MRQEGAGRRDAALAAGASEQSSYRWDRHQGAKDKEAAGDDTADLPYNQEVRTTFAEPPAPAAAPGPTAPAAESAPAPAAPAALDALEQPISTRYLSLRERELIADLLNGGKSMRDIGRTLGRSPGSVSREIGRNSHPVLGYLPYGANRRATAARARPKDSKLAAPGKLRDYVHAKLLTRWSPEQISHLLIKEFPDDPLMRVTHETIYQALYIQARGGLKREVKEALRTGRTRRKKHKNPEERTSRFRDPMINISERPAKIEDRAVPGHWEGDLITGAYNQSAIATLVERTTRYVMLVHLPTDHTAESVRDGLIKTMATLPQHLRGSLTWDQGAEMALHKSFGIATDMDVYFCDPASPWQRGSNENTNGLLRQYFPKSTDLNAYGPEDLEHVAQELNGRPRETLGWDTPG
- the glnA gene encoding type I glutamate--ammonia ligase, with product MDRQQEFVLRTIEERDVRFVRLWFTDVVGSLKSVALAPAEVEGAFEEGLGFDGSSIEGLARVFESDMLAQPDPATFQILPWRGETEATSRMFCDILTPDGEPSAADPRNVLKRNLAKAADMGFTCYTHPEIEFYLLKSQQPGPDGSPVPVDEGGYFDHVPGGVAQDFRRTAVTMLESVGISVEFSHHEAGPGQNEIDLRYADALQTADNIMTFRTVIKEVALQQGTYATFMPKPFTAHPGSGMHTHFSLFEGDTNAFYEAGAEFQLSETARQFIAGILKHAPEFTAVTNQFVNSYKRLWGGGEAPSYLSWGHNNRSALVRVPLYKPGKGQSARIEYRGIDSAANPYLAYAVLLGAGLKGIEEGYQLPAAAEDDIWSLSSAERRAMGHDPLPASLHDAIRSMEDSELMPQILGEQVFEHFLRNKRAEWQDYRLQVTPYELQRNLGIL
- a CDS encoding GNAT family N-acetyltransferase, producing the protein MPDNVWLMPLEDLDDDARAIKLGEIAELEVTEDQRRFVGDPLRMVLIGLEEDSRHPFAIDANGSAVGVLTLQSGAATLAGWADDDSVWLLRGFLIDRRQQGKGLGTLAADAAVRAAAKLTAAGGGGQTGVVLSVNEENPAGQAAYRKAGFEDRGQYLGGDAGPQRTFYRGF
- the glnA gene encoding type I glutamate--ammonia ligase, translating into MFKTADEVLKFIKDEDVKFVDIRFTDLPGVQQHFNVPAKSVDADFFVNGQLFDGSSIRGFQGIAESDMQLIPDVTTAFLDTFRVEKTLALNFSIVNPRTGDPYHRDPRGVAEKAEAYLASTGIADTAFFAPEAEFFVFDNVQYESSPQGSFYKIDSEEAHWNTGREEVGGNLGYKTPIKGGYFPVSPTDKQADLRDAMCIALDEAGLEVERSHHEVGSAGQAEINYKFTTLTHAADDLQKFKYVIKNTADAWGKSVTFMPKPVFGDNGSGMHCHQSLWTGGEPLFYDEKGYAGLSDMARWYIGGLLKHSSAVLAFTNPTVNSYRRLVKGFEAPVNMVYSQGNRSAGIRIPITGSNPKAKRIEFRAPDPSSNPYLAFAAQLMAGIDGIRNRIEPPAPIDKDLYELPAEEAKDIPKAPGTLEEALDALAEDNEFLQAGGVFTQDLIDTWIEYKYENEIRPLSLRPNPYEFELYYGV
- a CDS encoding DUF3817 domain-containing protein, with protein sequence MKLPSTPAVIRIFRALAIAEAFSWAALLVGMFLKWVTRTTELGVEIAGPIHGAFFIGYGVAALSLWGMQRWPFRVALFAGLSAVFPFATVWFERWAGRQGYLTFPAAGDASQPAQEPAGETAGV
- a CDS encoding bifunctional [glutamine synthetase] adenylyltransferase/[glutamine synthetase]-adenylyl-L-tyrosine phosphorylase; protein product: MSLARRLIAAGFSDLEKGERFLAAPELEGLDQDILFAGLQLAANPDTALQSLVRLIEKHQDLRKLAVAELERSEPMYRVLGASEALGEFLIRHPEHLDAFEVTASPEPRAADAAVLRARLLNSVRADPKSPRPVASLTGQEGYVALRTEYRRGLVELAVKDLCAADPLDFMPAAGAELADLAGAAIEAALAVSRAEAAEHFSATEVADVGLAVIGMGKCGARELNYISDVDVIYVIESGGLDDSRANTIGTALASGISRAIMSIGREPGLWEVDANLRPEGKSGPLVRTLASHESYYARWAESWEFQALLKARTIAGDTDLGARYEAAVAPLIWSSAGREGFVESVRSMRRRVTEHIPAEEEQRQIKLGRGGLRDVEFTVQLLQLVHGKSDETLRCRDTTSAIAALSAGGYIGRSDAAEFDRCYRYLRLLEHRIQLFQMRRTHLMPVSEASLRALGKAVLGPFSSERPKPDALVGAWRKTKRSVRELHERIFYRPLLNTAAALSSEEAKLSPEAAQGRLAALGYLDPSGAMRHIEALTGGVSRRAALQRQLLPILLGWLAEGVDPDGGLLAFRRVSEALGTTHWYLGMLRDSTAAAERLCHVLSNSRLIADLLEVSPESVAWLGSDKELVPLTFEAQWLEIASKMSRHAEPESAMRLIRLIRRREILRIAIADSAGLLDQDQVGAALADTDRAAVLGALRVAETMVTAEEPLKTHVLVVAMGRQGGREIGYGSDADVIYVHRGLPGVPEDEAQQQALQIVSRLSSLLTQPLKPAILAERVLMVDADLRPEGKSGPMVRSLESYAEYYRRWSLVWEAQALLRARPMAGDDELAADFVALIDSVRYPETLSEHDVREVRRVKARVEAERLPRGADPARHLKLGRGGLSDVEWLAQLLQLQHAGRHPELRTTSTVEALEAAAAVGLLDAGDVDILLRAWRLASRVRSANVIWTGRASDVLPSSRRDLEAVARWCGYGQGNAAAFEEDYLRLSRRARGVFERVFYGQ